A region from the Sphingopyxis lindanitolerans genome encodes:
- a CDS encoding DUF7064 domain-containing protein, which produces MSLYSAIDLPHHPGNHPFWQESWVLVFRDPDTGLVGFLRTGSYVNQKTTQTHWGMAFPDGTRFRRHLLDRPLEAGDRTDVMASSGTMRFTIPDMEYCRFEAFDDDAEADLRIYDWYPSQEWEVVGGPGHGTLTSGGDDHGHPESAGRVEGRVRIGDRVVTIENGIGYRDHGYGPRPLPMFRSARWHAGTVGEKLSYSLLTMQAEDGAFAKMGYVMLDGKREPIRDFHTVNCTLGDGLSSIGGWTVAQLENGQTLRIDVEAVDGVVTSTDLNNGGPNSSPAGIEVLSIPRWQGLEGVCDFNMIDNAHRGNQAVSHLFLANTNDGISQRGFDPSWLR; this is translated from the coding sequence CTGGCCTCGTCGGCTTCCTGCGCACGGGATCCTATGTGAATCAGAAGACCACGCAGACGCATTGGGGGATGGCATTCCCCGACGGAACCCGCTTCCGTCGCCACCTGCTCGACCGTCCTCTGGAGGCAGGCGATCGAACCGATGTCATGGCCAGTTCCGGAACGATGCGATTCACGATTCCCGATATGGAATATTGTCGCTTCGAGGCGTTCGACGACGATGCGGAAGCGGACCTGCGCATCTATGATTGGTATCCTTCGCAGGAATGGGAGGTGGTCGGAGGACCGGGTCATGGAACATTGACTTCGGGAGGCGACGATCATGGCCACCCGGAAAGCGCCGGCCGGGTGGAAGGCCGCGTCCGGATCGGCGACCGGGTGGTCACGATCGAGAATGGCATCGGCTACCGCGATCATGGCTACGGACCGCGCCCGCTACCGATGTTTCGCTCGGCGCGCTGGCATGCCGGCACGGTGGGCGAGAAGCTGAGCTACTCGCTGCTCACGATGCAGGCCGAGGATGGCGCCTTCGCCAAGATGGGCTATGTGATGCTCGATGGAAAGCGCGAGCCTATCCGGGATTTCCATACCGTCAATTGCACGCTGGGCGACGGCCTCTCGTCGATCGGCGGCTGGACTGTGGCGCAGCTCGAGAACGGCCAGACCCTTCGTATCGACGTCGAAGCTGTCGATGGCGTCGTGACTTCCACAGACCTCAACAATGGCGGTCCGAACTCTTCTCCGGCAGGGATCGAAGTTCTGTCTATCCCCAGGTGGCAAGGCCTGGAGGGCGTGTGCGATTTCAACATGATCGATAATGCCCATCGCGGCAATCAGGCGGTGTCGCACCTCTTTCTCGCCAACACGAACGACGGAATTTCCCAGCGGGGATTTGACCCCTCCTGGCTCCGCTAA